One window from the genome of Fulvivirga lutea encodes:
- a CDS encoding NAD(P)/FAD-dependent oxidoreductase — translation MKKTVTLRLTPEEAFSTDLHTHVLKKSAFQSSDCVYVQIQKRSIDARKKKVWVNIQADIYVNELPDSQSFSKEYRDVRNSEEVIIIGAGPAGLFAALRLIELGVKPIVLERGKDVRARRRDLAAINKEHIVNPESNYCFGEGGAGTYSDGKLYTRSKKRGDLQRILEILVAHGAKDDILYDAHPHIGTNKLPKIVQALRETIVEYGGEVRFDSKVVDFIIEQDSLKGVKLLDNSFINAKAILLATGHSARDIFHLLNDRKVKIESKPFALGVRVEHPQALIDSIQYSCDGDRGEYLPASSYALVNQTYLDNEQRGVFSFCMCPGGFIVPSATSPGEVVVNGMSPSRRDSRFANSGIVVAVENSDLKDYSKYGELAAMKFQQKVEQDAFRLGGETQVAPAQRLVDFVNGKISNQLNETSYQPGLNSVDMRTVLPEFIHARLKMAFKGFGKKMKGYLTNEAQIVGVESRTSSPVRVPRDKETLEHVELKGLFPCGEGAGYAGGIVSAAMDGERCAEAIVNKYYN, via the coding sequence TTGAAAAAGACAGTAACACTAAGGCTCACTCCTGAGGAGGCCTTCTCTACCGATTTACATACGCATGTACTAAAAAAATCTGCGTTTCAATCCTCTGATTGTGTATATGTACAAATACAAAAACGCTCCATTGACGCACGTAAGAAAAAAGTTTGGGTAAACATTCAGGCGGATATTTATGTGAATGAATTGCCTGATTCACAGTCTTTTAGCAAAGAATATCGTGACGTAAGAAATTCAGAGGAAGTAATAATCATTGGAGCCGGACCGGCAGGGTTGTTTGCTGCATTGCGATTAATTGAATTAGGAGTTAAGCCAATCGTGTTGGAAAGAGGTAAGGATGTGCGCGCAAGAAGGCGAGACCTGGCAGCTATTAATAAAGAACATATTGTAAACCCCGAATCTAACTATTGTTTTGGTGAAGGAGGCGCTGGAACATATTCTGATGGTAAGTTATATACCCGATCAAAAAAACGAGGCGACCTTCAAAGGATATTAGAAATATTGGTAGCTCATGGTGCTAAAGATGACATTCTCTATGATGCTCATCCGCACATTGGCACAAACAAGCTCCCAAAAATTGTTCAGGCTCTACGTGAAACAATTGTTGAGTATGGCGGAGAAGTGAGGTTTGATTCTAAGGTTGTAGACTTCATAATTGAACAAGATTCTTTAAAGGGTGTGAAGCTGTTGGACAACAGCTTCATTAATGCTAAAGCCATATTATTAGCTACCGGTCACTCAGCCAGAGATATCTTTCATTTATTGAATGATCGAAAAGTGAAAATTGAATCTAAACCCTTTGCATTGGGAGTAAGGGTGGAGCATCCGCAAGCGTTAATTGATTCTATACAATACAGTTGCGATGGAGATAGAGGCGAGTATTTGCCCGCATCTTCCTATGCGCTAGTAAACCAAACATACCTGGACAATGAGCAACGAGGTGTATTTTCATTTTGTATGTGCCCTGGAGGTTTTATTGTACCATCAGCCACGTCTCCGGGTGAGGTAGTAGTGAATGGAATGAGCCCCTCACGAAGGGACAGTAGGTTTGCCAATTCAGGAATCGTTGTAGCAGTAGAAAATTCTGATTTGAAAGATTATTCTAAATATGGTGAATTGGCAGCCATGAAATTTCAACAAAAAGTGGAACAAGATGCGTTTAGGTTAGGAGGTGAAACTCAGGTTGCTCCAGCCCAAAGGTTAGTAGACTTTGTTAATGGTAAGATTTCAAATCAGCTTAATGAAACATCTTATCAGCCAGGGCTTAATTCTGTAGATATGCGCACTGTCTTGCCTGAATTTATTCACGCAAGACTAAAAATGGCTTTTAAAGGATTTGGCAAAAAAATGAAAGGCTATTTAACGAACGAAGCTCAGATTGTAGGTGTTGAAAGTAGGACATCTTCGCCTGTAAGAGTTCCAAGAGATAAAGAAACGTTGGAACACGTAGAATTAAAAGGCTTATTCCCTTGTGGCGAGGGGGCAGGTTACGCTGGCGGAATAGTTTCTGCAGCTATGGATGGTGAGAGGTGTGCCGAAGCAATTGTGAACAAATATTATAATTAG
- a CDS encoding toxin-antitoxin system YwqK family antitoxin, with product MVLRLTIFSSIIFLAFSSRAQVLRTVYHDEDKSKLKEMYYVKDTISNILQGKYLSYYLNGNVESQGQFVNNETVGEWNFYYETGSLKMKGVVKRNSSDGFWEYYYESGTKSMEGEISNQKRRGEWRIYYESGELKEKGIFVNNKREGHWEEYYEDGRLKGTIDYTYDKGKYTEYYPSGEIKAEGPKSGTHHVGLWKYFYRDGSKQAEGLFLNGKRTGDWKFYHSNGQLSATGSYNKVGESSGEWTYYYDNGQVSSKGSFVDGKKSGHWGLFYEDGLSKGEVEFNEGTGEYKEYYKSGKLRLVGTIVNDKHEGIWKYYYESGELEGECDFTNGRGEYYGYYPDGTLQTKGTIEENNKKVGRWELYKNDGTLSGYYKPIYDQPIEKQQIVEAKSTRRKQYGVGAYKYKGRRKFNYFDAKGNEFQGLIMSFNPFATFIGRIPFGMEFYMQERLGHEFEFEGIRDPFYTEDFDVPLGEVFTRGYSVSIRQKFYNKTTRNYALWYFGHELRFSNESHFVNTQNILFPDNVVRASASEQRVEYMLLLGYRLMQNTRDKGFTIDLFVGAGSGYRNFENDPNFGEAFDSLEKGKITFAYTFGVNFGYNFSFAGSR from the coding sequence ATGGTACTTAGGCTGACTATATTTTCTTCCATTATTTTCCTGGCTTTTTCGTCAAGAGCACAAGTCTTGCGCACTGTTTATCACGATGAAGATAAGAGTAAGCTAAAGGAAATGTATTATGTGAAAGATACTATTTCTAATATCCTTCAAGGTAAGTACCTCTCTTATTATCTAAATGGAAATGTAGAGTCTCAGGGGCAGTTTGTTAATAATGAAACTGTTGGGGAATGGAATTTCTACTACGAAACCGGTTCGCTAAAAATGAAAGGCGTTGTAAAACGAAACAGCAGCGATGGCTTTTGGGAGTATTACTATGAAAGTGGCACTAAAAGCATGGAGGGTGAGATTAGTAATCAGAAAAGGAGAGGAGAATGGCGCATTTACTATGAAAGTGGAGAACTGAAAGAAAAAGGAATTTTTGTCAATAATAAGCGAGAAGGCCATTGGGAAGAATATTATGAAGACGGAAGATTAAAAGGCACTATAGATTACACCTATGATAAAGGCAAATACACTGAATATTACCCATCTGGGGAAATAAAAGCAGAAGGACCAAAGTCTGGGACGCATCATGTAGGTCTTTGGAAATATTTTTATAGAGATGGAAGTAAACAGGCTGAAGGTCTGTTTTTAAATGGTAAACGTACAGGTGATTGGAAATTCTACCATTCAAATGGCCAATTGTCGGCTACAGGTTCTTATAATAAAGTGGGCGAATCTTCAGGCGAATGGACCTATTACTACGATAATGGCCAGGTTAGCTCCAAAGGCTCCTTTGTTGATGGTAAAAAATCAGGGCATTGGGGGTTGTTTTATGAAGATGGCTTGTCTAAGGGTGAAGTGGAATTTAATGAAGGTACAGGTGAGTATAAGGAATATTACAAAAGTGGGAAGTTAAGGTTAGTCGGAACGATCGTTAATGATAAACATGAAGGCATTTGGAAGTACTACTATGAAAGTGGTGAATTGGAAGGAGAGTGCGACTTTACAAATGGAAGAGGCGAGTATTACGGTTATTACCCTGATGGCACATTACAAACTAAAGGAACCATTGAAGAAAATAACAAGAAAGTAGGAAGATGGGAATTGTATAAAAATGATGGAACATTATCGGGGTATTATAAACCAATATATGATCAGCCCATTGAAAAACAGCAAATTGTTGAGGCTAAATCAACAAGAAGAAAACAGTATGGCGTTGGTGCATACAAATATAAAGGCAGAAGAAAGTTCAATTACTTTGATGCCAAGGGTAATGAATTTCAGGGTTTGATTATGAGCTTTAACCCCTTTGCTACATTTATTGGAAGAATACCTTTTGGTATGGAGTTTTATATGCAAGAGCGTCTGGGGCATGAATTTGAATTCGAAGGCATTAGAGATCCGTTTTATACGGAAGATTTTGATGTGCCACTGGGAGAAGTTTTTACGCGAGGGTATAGTGTAAGCATTCGTCAAAAGTTTTATAACAAAACCACCAGAAATTATGCGCTGTGGTACTTTGGTCATGAGCTGAGGTTTAGTAACGAAAGCCACTTTGTAAATACACAGAATATATTATTCCCTGATAATGTCGTGAGAGCCAGTGCTTCAGAGCAAAGGGTAGAGTATATGCTTCTACTCGGGTATAGGCTTATGCAAAATACCAGGGATAAAGGATTTACCATTGACCTATTTGTTGGGGCTGGCTCTGGTTACCGAAACTTTGAGAACGATCCTAACTTTGGTGAGGCATTTGATAGTTTAGAAAAAGGAAAAATTACCTTTGCATATACTTTCGGAGTAAACTTCGGGTATAACTTTTCATTCGCTGGTTCGAGATAA
- a CDS encoding tryptophan 2,3-dioxygenase family protein: MNKSEIDPKILEQIKKLEEKYQVMGQDLSSYLDGLLYSDYLTYWDYVHLDTLLSLQNPKTGFKDEMIFITYHQHTELFFKLILWEIDQIAEKEKPELDFVIERMKRINGYFQVLENSFSVMVDGMDKEQFLKFRMSLLPASGFQSAQYRLIEISSTDILNLVDVDARDQFNSKSSIEDLMEKIYWRSGATELASGKKTLTLKQFEDKYMHEFLARANSFKQNNLLKVYQNNFAELNNEALMNEYRIFDVYANVKWRLAHYKSAVRYLQKDPEDIAATGGTNWQKYLPPRFQKIIFFPELWSKEEKEQWGKSWVLKEVFNQE; the protein is encoded by the coding sequence ATGAATAAGTCAGAAATTGACCCAAAAATACTGGAGCAAATAAAAAAGTTAGAGGAGAAATACCAGGTGATGGGGCAAGACCTGTCTTCATATTTAGATGGTCTCTTGTACAGCGATTATCTCACTTATTGGGACTATGTGCATCTCGATACTTTGCTAAGCCTGCAGAATCCTAAAACAGGTTTTAAAGATGAAATGATCTTCATAACCTACCATCAGCATACTGAGCTGTTTTTTAAACTCATATTATGGGAAATTGATCAAATTGCTGAAAAGGAAAAGCCAGAGCTCGATTTCGTTATTGAACGAATGAAGCGAATCAATGGCTATTTTCAGGTTCTTGAAAATTCTTTTTCTGTGATGGTTGATGGCATGGACAAAGAACAGTTTCTAAAGTTCAGGATGTCTTTACTTCCTGCCAGTGGCTTTCAATCTGCACAATACCGACTAATAGAAATCAGCTCTACCGACATTTTAAATTTGGTAGACGTGGACGCACGTGATCAGTTTAATTCCAAATCTTCGATTGAAGACCTCATGGAAAAGATTTATTGGCGCAGCGGGGCAACTGAGTTGGCTTCCGGCAAAAAAACGCTTACGCTGAAGCAATTTGAGGATAAATACATGCATGAATTCCTGGCCAGAGCAAATAGTTTTAAGCAGAACAATTTATTGAAAGTGTATCAAAACAATTTTGCTGAGCTAAATAATGAGGCCTTAATGAATGAGTACCGAATTTTTGATGTTTATGCGAACGTGAAATGGCGATTGGCACATTATAAATCGGCAGTCAGATATTTACAGAAAGACCCTGAAGATATAGCTGCTACAGGCGGTACTAACTGGCAGAAATACCTGCCACCTCGCTTTCAAAAAATCATATTTTTCCCTGAATTATGGAGTAAAGAGGAAAAAGAACAATGGGGTAAGTCGTGGGTACTCAAAGAGGTTTTTAATCAGGAATAA
- a CDS encoding acyl-CoA dehydrogenase family protein: MSTTFAKAQSKKSSADMFESPDFYQIDDLLTEEHKLIRSSIRDFVKKEISPYIEDWCERAHFPYEIVKKFGDVGAFGPTVPQEYGGGGLDYISYGLIMQEIERGDSGMRSTASVQGSLVMYPIYKFGSEEQKKKFLPKLASGEFLGCFGLTEPDHGSNPSGMVTNFKDMGDHYLLNGAKMWISNSPKADIAVVWAKNEEGRIHGLIVERGMEGFSTPETHGKWSLRASTTGELVFDNVKVPKENLLPGKSGLGAPMMCLDSARYGIAWGAIGAAMDCYDSARRYAKERIQFGKPIGSFQLIQKKLAEMLTEITKAQLLNWKLGKMMDEGKATTPQISMAKRNSVEMALKIAREARQIHGGMGITGEYPMMRHMMNLESVVTYEGTHDIHLLILGADITGIPAFQ, encoded by the coding sequence ATGTCTACAACGTTTGCAAAGGCACAAAGCAAAAAGTCATCAGCAGATATGTTTGAGTCCCCAGACTTCTATCAGATCGATGATTTGCTTACAGAAGAACATAAATTAATTAGAAGCTCTATTAGAGATTTTGTGAAGAAAGAAATCAGTCCGTACATCGAAGATTGGTGCGAAAGAGCTCACTTCCCTTATGAGATAGTAAAGAAATTTGGCGATGTTGGTGCTTTTGGCCCTACAGTACCTCAAGAGTATGGTGGTGGCGGACTAGACTACATCTCTTATGGACTTATTATGCAGGAAATTGAGCGTGGAGACTCTGGAATGCGTAGTACTGCTTCAGTACAAGGGTCGTTAGTGATGTATCCTATCTATAAGTTTGGCTCTGAAGAACAAAAGAAAAAATTCTTGCCAAAATTAGCTTCAGGCGAGTTTTTAGGTTGCTTTGGCTTAACTGAACCAGACCATGGCTCTAACCCAAGCGGCATGGTTACCAACTTTAAAGATATGGGCGACCATTATCTTTTGAATGGTGCTAAAATGTGGATTTCTAATTCTCCCAAAGCAGATATTGCAGTAGTTTGGGCTAAAAATGAAGAAGGAAGAATCCATGGGCTTATTGTTGAAAGAGGAATGGAAGGCTTCAGCACTCCAGAAACTCATGGAAAATGGTCTTTGAGGGCAAGTACTACTGGTGAGCTTGTTTTTGACAATGTGAAAGTGCCTAAAGAGAATCTTCTTCCTGGCAAGAGTGGTTTGGGAGCTCCAATGATGTGTCTTGATTCTGCACGTTATGGAATTGCCTGGGGCGCAATTGGTGCAGCAATGGATTGCTACGATTCAGCAAGAAGATATGCAAAAGAGCGTATTCAATTTGGCAAGCCAATAGGATCATTTCAGCTAATTCAAAAGAAGCTCGCTGAAATGCTTACCGAAATTACCAAAGCACAATTGCTTAATTGGAAATTGGGTAAAATGATGGATGAAGGTAAAGCCACTACCCCTCAGATATCCATGGCCAAAAGAAACTCTGTAGAAATGGCATTAAAAATTGCCAGAGAAGCGAGACAAATTCATGGCGGCATGGGAATCACAGGAGAATATCCGATGATGCGCCATATGATGAATTTAGAGTCTGTTGTTACGTACGAAGGAACACATGACATTCACTTATTAATATTGGGTGCTGATATTACTGGCATACCGGCATTTCAATAA
- a CDS encoding DUF1573 domain-containing protein encodes MRGIGVLLLWFLAGNLFAQQVEQIKFLEMSHDFGVVKEEDGPIIHEFKFTNNSSDSIQILNVKASCGCTTPAWSREPVAPGETGFIQAQYNPRNRPGRFNKSLTVTTSLRQPIRLYISGEVTPRPRTPEENYPKEIGALRFKTSSVNIGKVYVNREQVERKFEVYNQSDKPVKILEKINKPKHIEMAFESNVIPPKSITNMVITYNAGLKDDLGFMNDQVEFFTDEKENASKPITVYATIEEYFPPLSGEELQKAPKLVIAESVHDYGRIKNGETAQTSFTIVNQGQSELQIRKVVPNCSCLVSTLDAKKIKPGESTQLKVIFDSDGRRGNQQKSVTIYSNDPRASAQRVTVKAYIEN; translated from the coding sequence ATGAGAGGCATTGGAGTGTTATTACTATGGTTTCTGGCTGGTAATTTATTTGCTCAACAGGTGGAGCAGATAAAATTTCTTGAAATGTCACATGATTTTGGTGTGGTGAAGGAGGAGGACGGACCAATCATTCATGAGTTTAAATTCACTAACAATAGCTCAGACAGCATTCAAATTTTGAATGTGAAAGCATCGTGTGGTTGTACAACGCCCGCCTGGAGCAGGGAGCCTGTAGCCCCTGGTGAAACAGGTTTTATTCAAGCGCAATACAATCCAAGAAATAGGCCTGGTAGATTCAATAAGTCATTAACAGTTACAACATCTTTACGCCAACCAATCAGACTTTATATAAGTGGTGAAGTAACTCCCAGGCCAAGAACACCAGAAGAAAATTACCCTAAAGAGATCGGTGCATTGAGATTCAAAACTTCATCAGTTAATATCGGTAAAGTTTATGTAAACAGAGAGCAAGTAGAACGCAAATTTGAAGTATATAATCAAAGCGATAAGCCGGTAAAGATTCTGGAGAAAATTAATAAGCCCAAACATATTGAAATGGCTTTCGAATCAAATGTTATTCCTCCTAAATCGATCACCAATATGGTAATTACCTACAATGCCGGGCTGAAGGACGACTTGGGTTTTATGAATGATCAGGTTGAGTTTTTTACGGATGAGAAGGAAAATGCATCAAAACCAATAACAGTTTATGCGACCATTGAAGAGTATTTTCCTCCATTAAGTGGTGAGGAGCTACAGAAAGCGCCTAAGCTTGTTATTGCTGAATCTGTACATGACTATGGCAGAATTAAGAATGGCGAAACAGCACAAACATCCTTTACTATTGTCAATCAAGGGCAATCGGAATTGCAAATTAGAAAGGTAGTGCCTAATTGCTCTTGCTTAGTAAGTACACTGGATGCTAAAAAAATAAAGCCGGGTGAAAGCACCCAGCTTAAAGTGATATTTGATTCTGATGGCAGAAGAGGTAATCAACAAAAGTCCGTTACCATCTATTCTAATGATCCTAGAGCTTCTGCACAACGCGTTACAGTGAAAGCATACATTGAGAATTAA
- the trpS gene encoding tryptophan--tRNA ligase — protein sequence MSRILTGIQSSGRPHLGNILGAIVPGIELSKNEKNESLFFIADLHSLTTIKDAQVRQENINATAAAWLAFGFDTKKNIFYRQSHIPEVCELTWYLSCFTPYPMLANAHSFKEKSDKLSDVNAGLFTYPVLMTADIILYDADYVPVGKDQKQHLEIARDIANAFNQAYGETFVLPEPKIDERVMTIPGTDGQKMSKSYGNTIDIFLPDKKLRKQVMSIITDSTPLEEPKDPDTCNVFSIYSLLGTESQVKEMRNNYEGGNYGYGHAKQALFELIVQKFSKEREIFNTYMESPELIDKELREGEAKAKAIATKKLEVVRAKLGF from the coding sequence ATGTCGAGGATATTAACAGGAATTCAGAGCAGTGGTCGCCCGCATTTAGGTAACATTTTAGGTGCCATCGTTCCAGGTATTGAGCTTTCAAAAAATGAAAAGAATGAGTCATTGTTTTTTATTGCTGATTTGCACTCGCTCACTACCATAAAAGATGCACAGGTACGTCAGGAAAATATTAATGCCACAGCAGCAGCATGGTTAGCTTTTGGTTTCGACACAAAGAAAAACATCTTCTACAGGCAATCGCACATACCTGAAGTGTGTGAGTTAACTTGGTATCTAAGCTGCTTTACGCCATATCCTATGCTGGCCAACGCTCATTCATTTAAGGAAAAATCTGATAAGCTTTCTGATGTGAATGCTGGTTTGTTCACTTACCCCGTATTAATGACTGCAGATATCATTCTATATGATGCTGATTATGTACCTGTGGGCAAAGATCAAAAACAACATTTAGAAATTGCGCGAGATATTGCCAATGCATTCAATCAGGCTTACGGGGAGACATTTGTATTACCTGAACCGAAAATTGATGAGAGGGTTATGACTATTCCGGGTACTGATGGTCAAAAGATGAGCAAATCATATGGAAATACAATTGATATCTTTTTACCCGATAAAAAATTAAGAAAACAGGTAATGAGTATAATTACCGATAGCACTCCACTTGAAGAACCAAAAGATCCTGATACGTGCAATGTTTTCTCTATCTATAGTTTACTAGGAACTGAAAGTCAGGTTAAAGAAATGCGGAATAATTATGAAGGCGGTAACTACGGTTATGGTCACGCAAAGCAGGCCTTGTTTGAACTTATAGTGCAAAAATTTAGTAAAGAGCGCGAAATTTTTAACACTTATATGGAGTCTCCAGAACTAATTGATAAAGAATTGCGTGAAGGTGAAGCCAAAGCCAAGGCTATAGCTACGAAAAAATTGGAAGTGGTAAGAGCAAAGCTCGGTTTTTAA
- the hppD gene encoding 4-hydroxyphenylpyruvate dioxygenase: MQEDFLPLKGTDHVEFYVGNAKQSALYYQNAFGYELVAYAGPETGLRDRASYVLVQDKIRIVLTSTLHPETEVAEHVKKHGDGVKVLALWVDDAKKAYEETTKRGAVGVKEPYTLKDENGEVIMASIQTYGDTIHTFVERTNYKGAFLPGFIPKKSGIKVTPIGLKYVDHCVGNVGWGEMNKWVKFYEDVMGFKLLITFDDKDISTEYTALMSKVVSNGNGYIKFPINEPAEGKKKSQIEEYIDFYKGAGVQHIAIATDDIIHTVSELRARGVDFLEVPGTYYDDLLDRVGEIDEDLQPLKDLNILVDRDDEGYLLQIFTKPVQDRPTLFYEIIQRKGAKSFGKGNFKALFEAIEREQALRGNL; the protein is encoded by the coding sequence ATGCAAGAAGATTTTTTACCATTAAAAGGTACCGATCATGTTGAGTTTTATGTAGGAAATGCAAAGCAATCTGCATTGTACTATCAAAATGCATTTGGCTACGAATTAGTGGCTTATGCTGGGCCCGAAACCGGATTAAGAGATAGAGCAAGTTACGTTCTAGTTCAGGATAAAATAAGAATAGTGTTAACATCAACTTTGCACCCTGAAACTGAGGTTGCAGAACATGTAAAAAAACATGGGGATGGAGTAAAGGTTCTGGCTTTATGGGTAGATGATGCTAAAAAAGCTTACGAAGAAACAACAAAAAGAGGTGCTGTAGGTGTTAAAGAACCATATACACTAAAAGATGAAAATGGAGAGGTGATTATGGCTTCTATCCAAACCTACGGAGATACCATTCACACTTTCGTGGAAAGAACAAACTACAAAGGCGCATTTTTACCTGGCTTTATCCCTAAGAAATCAGGGATTAAGGTAACGCCTATTGGATTAAAGTATGTTGACCATTGTGTAGGTAATGTTGGTTGGGGAGAAATGAACAAATGGGTAAAATTCTACGAAGATGTTATGGGCTTCAAACTGCTAATTACCTTTGATGACAAGGATATCAGTACTGAATACACAGCATTGATGTCAAAAGTAGTTTCTAATGGCAACGGTTATATTAAATTCCCAATTAACGAGCCAGCTGAAGGCAAAAAGAAATCGCAAATTGAAGAATACATCGACTTTTACAAAGGAGCAGGTGTACAGCATATAGCCATCGCTACTGACGATATCATACATACGGTTTCGGAGCTAAGAGCTCGTGGTGTGGACTTTTTAGAAGTGCCTGGCACTTACTATGATGATTTATTAGATAGAGTTGGTGAAATTGATGAGGATCTTCAACCACTGAAAGACTTAAATATTCTAGTGGATAGAGATGACGAGGGATATCTGCTACAGATTTTCACGAAGCCTGTGCAGGACCGCCCTACCCTTTTCTACGAAATTATTCAAAGAAAAGGGGCCAAATCATTCGGAAAAGGTAACTTCAAAGCCTTGTTCGAAGCAATAGAAAGAGAACAAGCATTAAGAGGAAATTTGTGA
- a CDS encoding phospho-sugar mutase — protein MNRDVKAIAEKWLNSNIEESEKAEIRALMKNEEALAEAFYKDLEFGTGGLRGIMGIGSNRMNKYTIGMATQGLANYLLKSFPNEQIKVAIAHDSRNNSRFFAENTAAVFSANGIKVYLFEDLRPTPELSFAIKHLECHSGVVITASHNPKEYNGYKAYWNDGAQLIAPHDKNVINEVSAIKSIDEVNFNSNANLIETIGEEIDSIYLDKVKSQCLSPESVKNQHDISIIYSPIHGTGYKMVPRCLEELGFTNVHLLEEQSTPDGNFPTVVYPNPEEKEALNLAINKAKEINAELIMATDPDSDRVGIAIKDDKGEYILLNGNQTGSLLTYYVLNRWKELNRFKGNECVIKTIVTTDLINDIARHYSVNCYDTLTGFKYIAALIKQLEGKEQFIIGGEESYGYMVGDFVRDKDAIASCAMIAEMCAYASDNGKSLYEMLQEMYVKFGFYKERLISITKKGMAGEEEIKKMMSNFREQTPASFAGSKVVKVADYLAGIERNTVTGEEKTIDFPKSNVLQFFTQEGYKISARPSGTEPKIKFYLSANTKLGNVSDYEKVSKEVDALLDKIEKELNVN, from the coding sequence ATGAATAGAGATGTTAAGGCCATTGCAGAGAAGTGGCTAAATAGCAATATCGAAGAAAGCGAAAAGGCTGAAATCAGAGCGCTGATGAAGAATGAAGAAGCTTTGGCTGAAGCATTCTATAAAGACCTGGAGTTTGGCACCGGTGGTCTTCGTGGCATTATGGGCATTGGGTCCAATCGTATGAATAAATATACAATTGGGATGGCCACACAGGGTTTGGCTAACTACCTTCTCAAGTCATTCCCAAATGAGCAGATAAAAGTTGCCATTGCTCATGACAGTAGAAATAACAGTAGATTTTTTGCGGAAAATACAGCGGCTGTATTCTCGGCAAATGGTATTAAAGTTTATCTATTTGAAGATTTAAGGCCTACACCTGAGCTCTCATTTGCTATTAAACATCTCGAATGTCATAGTGGTGTTGTTATTACAGCATCGCATAACCCGAAAGAATACAATGGCTATAAAGCCTATTGGAATGATGGCGCGCAGCTAATTGCACCACATGATAAAAATGTAATAAATGAGGTTAGCGCTATTAAAAGCATTGACGAGGTAAACTTTAATTCAAACGCCAATTTAATTGAGACTATTGGCGAAGAGATTGATTCAATCTATTTGGATAAAGTAAAATCACAATGCTTATCTCCTGAATCCGTGAAGAATCAGCATGATATCAGCATCATTTACTCTCCTATCCATGGTACGGGCTATAAAATGGTGCCAAGATGCTTGGAGGAATTAGGTTTTACTAACGTTCATTTACTCGAAGAGCAATCAACACCGGATGGTAATTTCCCAACAGTTGTTTATCCTAATCCGGAAGAGAAGGAAGCACTAAACCTTGCCATCAATAAGGCGAAGGAAATTAATGCTGAGCTAATTATGGCAACCGACCCTGACTCCGATCGCGTGGGTATTGCCATAAAAGATGATAAAGGCGAGTATATCTTACTGAATGGAAACCAGACTGGAAGTTTACTCACATATTATGTGCTTAATAGATGGAAAGAGCTTAACCGGTTCAAAGGCAACGAGTGCGTTATCAAGACCATTGTAACCACTGACCTTATTAATGATATAGCCAGGCATTACAGCGTAAACTGCTACGATACATTAACGGGATTCAAGTACATCGCAGCATTAATAAAGCAATTGGAAGGTAAAGAGCAGTTTATCATTGGAGGTGAAGAGAGCTACGGTTATATGGTAGGTGATTTTGTTCGTGATAAGGATGCTATTGCTTCTTGTGCTATGATTGCCGAAATGTGTGCCTATGCTTCTGACAATGGCAAATCATTATATGAGATGCTACAGGAAATGTACGTTAAATTTGGTTTTTACAAAGAACGCCTGATTTCAATTACCAAAAAGGGTATGGCCGGTGAAGAGGAGATCAAAAAAATGATGTCCAACTTTAGAGAACAAACTCCAGCTTCTTTTGCTGGTTCTAAGGTGGTAAAAGTGGCTGATTATTTAGCGGGTATTGAACGCAATACTGTAACAGGAGAAGAAAAAACCATAGACTTTCCTAAATCAAATGTTTTGCAATTTTTCACTCAAGAAGGTTACAAGATATCGGCCAGGCCATCAGGCACTGAGCCTAAAATCAAATTTTATCTAAGTGCTAATACAAAACTTGGAAATGTATCAGACTATGAAAAGGTTTCTAAAGAAGTAGATGCCTTACTAGATAAAATAGAGAAAGAGCTGAACGTAAATTAG